Proteins from a genomic interval of Coccinella septempunctata chromosome 2, icCocSept1.1, whole genome shotgun sequence:
- the LOC123306758 gene encoding zinc finger SWIM domain-containing protein 4-like isoform X2, with amino-acid sequence MAQAKRVCCSRGSVNGVALLKDPSPCSPDTLLDITAKKVAETIPFQRIEERYDRIPEPVQRRIIFWSFPRNERDICMYSSLSQVPPVNSSAEPQNLSFCKGLKLLETGCVDNVLQVGFHLSGVVSACRSSPPPTLPCGGLEPPQKFKVAVSFDRCKITSVTCSCETRDIFWCQHVVALSLYRIRNADSVRLRVPISETLLQMDRQQLQKFVQYLISEHHTEVLPTAQKLADEILQQRSEINQIPGAPDPTAGASADDDHTWHLDEEQVCEQVKSYLSQGAYYNANKQLNSLFSKVREMLRAQDSNGARMLTLITEQFLSDPRLQMWKNQGTPMTDKCRQLWDQLGSLWVCIVLNPNCTNNEKQQWKTLLEKWTRIDVCPPEDPDFRLQQVNHHSHRDSYRDRDRDRGYFHDRDRDRYADRERDRRDRRDRDRERERDRNRALYDSSESSDDDEDYGPVNKRLRTGNNSKSASLPRTIFHRALDAVGMSWDNMHLKNILYSDTYCSHVPDTTNLGSFNSQGQPLWNESIPLCAARVDSLKSHGHNEAALRLTVSVVRTMKQQQLVAQRRWHESQQNASSSSSKADASCKTTACTSRCNGFCNANACSTTSINAPVNTEMWVGHPLDPIGCLFDTLADASVLPDDHTRSPSFLGMDDDSIRPRYHHVPVVGSRDRSETYLTLAFEIALIGLGQQRIMPVGLYAQEKACKQQEQLILKLQDIEQDNSLVAVLRRQAIILLEGGPTSGLGIGIHPESIPMHTFARFMFLSLLNYYPDLAYEVGLRAMRLPILEEHEDSDDPLGGNPGNSLMMGRSPRWFTLGHIETQQCALSSTMLSAAKGEVLRLRTVLESSQRHIHSSSHLFRLAQDAFRFATPENGPRHPTLLSVAFELGLQVMRMTLSSLNWRRREMVRWLVTCATEVGMDALMSIMQNWYQFFTATEATGPVATTIMSHSTIMRLNLSFTQQEELSSCARNLALQCATKDPPNCALNALTLCENEALSFETAYQIVVDAASHIMTSSQLFTIARYMEHRGYPTRAYKLAMLAMKNVHLAYNQESHPAINDIHWACALSHSLGKNELSNMIPLLVKNVQCANVLSDILRRCSMTAPGMSCPHPAPLDTGKHSSHSHRSRSCAPAAIKPLSYDRPPLRQLLEAAVAAYINTTHSRLTHISPRHYGDFIDFLTKARDTFLLAHDGHAQFTQLIENMKVAYKGKKKLMFLVKERFG; translated from the exons GTTTCCACCTGAGTGGAGTTGTTTCGGCTTGCAGAAGTTCGCCACCGCCTACCCTGCCTTGTGGGGGCTTAGAGCCTCCTCAAAAATTTAAAGTTGCCGTCAGTTTCGATAG gtgTAAAATTACGTCAGTAACATGTAGCTGTGAAACTAGAGATATATTTTGGTGTCAGCATGTGGTAGCATTATCACTTTATCGTATAAGAAATGCAGACAGTGTTAGGCTTCGTGTTCCTATATCAG AAACGCTTTTACAAATGGACAGGCAGCAATTGCAAAAATTTGTACAGTACCTGATCTCAGAACATCATACTGAAGTGCTTCCAACAGCCCAAAAATTGGCTGATGAAATTCTCCAGCAAAGATCCGAAATAAACCAAATTCCAGGAGCTCCAGATCCAACGGCAGGGGCATCGGCGGACGATGACCATACCTGGCATCTAGATGAAGAGCAAGTCTGTGAGCAAGTGAAATCGTATCTCTCTCAGGGAGCATACTATAATGCAAATAAACAGCTCAATTCGTTGTTCTCTAAG GTGAGAGAAATGTTGAGAGCGCAAGATTCCAATGGTGCCAGAATGTTAACTCTTATCACTGAACAGTTCCTATCAGATCCCAGACTACAGATGTGGAAAAATCAAGGAACTCCAATGACTGATAAATGTAGACAACTTTGGGATCAACTCG GTTCGTTATGGGTTTGTATAGTCCTAAATCCCAATTgtacaaataatgaaaaacaacaGTGGAAAACATTACTCGAAAAATGGACTCGAATTGATGTTTGCCCTCCTGAAGATCCAGATTTTCGATTGCAGCAAGTCAATCACCATTCACATAGAGATTCG TATAGGGATCGAGACCGTGACAGGGGCTACTTTCATGACAGAGATAGAGATAGGTATGCTGACAGGGAAAGAGATCGACGCGACAGGAGGGATAGGGACAGAGAAAGGGAGAGAGATAGGAACAGAGCTCTGTATGATTCATCAGAAAGCTCTGATGACGATGAAGACTATGGCCCGGTGAATAAAAGGTTGAGAACTGGGAACAACTCCAAATCCGCATCCCTTCCCAGAACCATTTTTCACAGAGCATTGGACGCAGTGGGCATGTCATGGGATAACATGCACTTGAAGAATATCTTGTACAGCGATACCTACTGCTCCCACGTTCCGGATACGACAAATTTGGGAAGCTTCAACTCCCAAGGACAACCCCTTTGGAATG AATCTATTCCTCTGTGTGCAGCCAGAGTCGATTCCTTAAAGTCACACGGGCACAATGAAGCTGCCCTGAGGTTGACCGTTTCTGTGGTAAGAACTATGAAACAACAACAACTCGTTGCACAGCGGAGATGGCATGAAAGTCAACAAAATGCCAGTTCCAGCAGTAGTAAGGCGGACGCAAGTTGTAAAACGACAGCTTGCACATCCAGATGTAATGGATTTTGCAATGCCAATGCCTGTAGTACCACCTCGATTAACGCTCCCGTGAATACGGAGATGTGGGTGGGGCATCCTTTAGATCCTATTGGGTGTCTGTTTGACACACTGGCAGACGCTTCAGTTCTTCCTGATGATCACACGAGGTCGCCATCTTTTTTAG GAATGGACGATGATAGCATCAGACCCAGATATCATCATGTACCTGTGGTAGGCTCCAGGGATAGATCTGAAACATACCTAACTCTTGCTTTTGAGATTGCCCTCATAGGTTTGGGCCAACAGCGGATTATGCCAGTCGGGTTATATGCACAG GAGAAAGCGTGCAAACAACAAGAACAgttaattttgaaattgcaagATATCGAACAGGACAACTCCTTGGTGGCTGTGCTTAGAAGACAGGCGATAATTCTTCTCGAGGGCGGTCCTACCAGCGGACTCGGCATTGGAATCCACCCTGAAAGTATTCCAATGCATACATTCGCGCGTTTCATGTTCCTATCCTTATTGAACTACTATCCGGATTTGGCCTATGAGGTAGGCTTGAGGGCTATGCGATTGCCCATTCTTGAAGAACACGAAGATTCAGATGACCCTTTAGGAGGAAATCCTGGAAATTCTTTGATGATGGGTAGATCTCCTAGGTGGTTCACTTTGGGACACATTGAGACCCAACAGTGCGCTCTAAGCTCCACCATGTTGAGTGCAGCAAAAG GCGAGGTTCTCCGATTGCGAACTGTTCTGGAATCATCTCAGAGACACATACACAGTTCCTCACATCTGTTCCGACTGGCGCAGGACGCTTTTCGTTTCGCTACGCCCGAAAACGGTCCTAGACATCCCACCCTGCTCAGCGTAGCTTTCGAACTGGGCCTCCAGGTTATGAGGATGACCCTATCGTCGCTGAATTGGCGTCGAAGAGAGATGGTCAGGTGGTTGGTTACTTGCGCCACGGAAGTCGGCATGGACGCCCTGATGTCGATAATGCAGAATTGGTATCAGTTCTTCACGGCAACAGAGGCTACGGGTCCAGTTGCCACGACGATTATGTCACACAGTACAATCATGAGACTCAATTTGAGCTTCACCCAACAAGAGGAGCTTTCCAGCTGTGCGAGAAATCTGGCCTTGCAGTGTGCCACAAAA GACCCCCCAAATTGTGCCTTGAATGCCTTAACCCTTTGTGAAAATGAGGCACTGTCTTTCGAGACAGCCTATCAGATAGTTGTAGATGCTGCATCCCATATCATGACGTCTTCTCAATTATTTACCATAGCAAGGTACATGGAACATCGAGGTTATCCCACAAGAGCTTATAAGCTGGCGATGTTGGCCATGAAAAATGTACATTTAGCCTATAACCAA GAAAGCCATCCTGCTATTAATGATATTCATTGGGCTTGTGCATTGAGTCACTCGCTTGGCAAAAATGAGTTGTCGAACATGATTCCTCTACTTGTGAAAAATGTGCAATGTGCAAATGTCCTATCTGACATATTGAGAAGATGCAGTATGACAGCACCTGGAATGTCTTGTCCGCATCCTGCTCCTCTGGATACTGGAAAGCATTCAAGCCATTCCCATAGAAGTAGGAGCTGCGCACCCGCTGCTATAAAACCATTATCGTACGATAG GCCCCCTCTTCGTCAATTGTTGGAAGCAGCTGTCGCTGCCTACATAAATACTACACACTCAAGACTTACCCATATATCTCCAAGACACTATGGTGATTTCATAGATTTTCTAACTAAGGCCCGGGATACATTTTTACTAGCACACGATGGTCACGCTCAGTTCACTCAGTTGATCGAGAACATGAAGGTAGCGTACAAGGGTAAGAAGAAGCTGATGTTTCTTGTAAAAGAACGGTTTGGCTGA
- the LOC123306758 gene encoding zinc finger SWIM domain-containing protein 5-like isoform X3 has protein sequence MDRQQLQKFVQYLISEHHTEVLPTAQKLADEILQQRSEINQIPGAPDPTAGASADDDHTWHLDEEQVCEQVKSYLSQGAYYNANKQLNSLFSKVREMLRAQDSNGARMLTLITEQFLSDPRLQMWKNQGTPMTDKCRQLWDQLGSLWVCIVLNPNCTNNEKQQWKTLLEKWTRIDVCPPEDPDFRLQQVNHHSHRDSYRDRDRDRGYFHDRDRDRYADRERDRRDRRDRDRERERDRNRALYDSSESSDDDEDYGPVNKRLRTGNNSKSASLPRTIFHRALDAVGMSWDNMHLKNILYSDTYCSHVPDTTNLGSFNSQGQPLWNESIPLCAARVDSLKSHGHNEAALRLTVSVVRTMKQQQLVAQRRWHESQQNASSSSSKADASCKTTACTSRCNGFCNANACSTTSINAPVNTEMWVGHPLDPIGCLFDTLADASVLPDDHTRSPSFLEILGMDDDSIRPRYHHVPVVGSRDRSETYLTLAFEIALIGLGQQRIMPVGLYAQEKACKQQEQLILKLQDIEQDNSLVAVLRRQAIILLEGGPTSGLGIGIHPESIPMHTFARFMFLSLLNYYPDLAYEVGLRAMRLPILEEHEDSDDPLGGNPGNSLMMGRSPRWFTLGHIETQQCALSSTMLSAAKGEVLRLRTVLESSQRHIHSSSHLFRLAQDAFRFATPENGPRHPTLLSVAFELGLQVMRMTLSSLNWRRREMVRWLVTCATEVGMDALMSIMQNWYQFFTATEATGPVATTIMSHSTIMRLNLSFTQQEELSSCARNLALQCATKDPPNCALNALTLCENEALSFETAYQIVVDAASHIMTSSQLFTIARYMEHRGYPTRAYKLAMLAMKNVHLAYNQESHPAINDIHWACALSHSLGKNELSNMIPLLVKNVQCANVLSDILRRCSMTAPGMSCPHPAPLDTGKHSSHSHRSRSCAPAAIKPLSYDRPPLRQLLEAAVAAYINTTHSRLTHISPRHYGDFIDFLTKARDTFLLAHDGHAQFTQLIENMKVAYKGKKKLMFLVKERFG, from the exons ATGGACAGGCAGCAATTGCAAAAATTTGTACAGTACCTGATCTCAGAACATCATACTGAAGTGCTTCCAACAGCCCAAAAATTGGCTGATGAAATTCTCCAGCAAAGATCCGAAATAAACCAAATTCCAGGAGCTCCAGATCCAACGGCAGGGGCATCGGCGGACGATGACCATACCTGGCATCTAGATGAAGAGCAAGTCTGTGAGCAAGTGAAATCGTATCTCTCTCAGGGAGCATACTATAATGCAAATAAACAGCTCAATTCGTTGTTCTCTAAG GTGAGAGAAATGTTGAGAGCGCAAGATTCCAATGGTGCCAGAATGTTAACTCTTATCACTGAACAGTTCCTATCAGATCCCAGACTACAGATGTGGAAAAATCAAGGAACTCCAATGACTGATAAATGTAGACAACTTTGGGATCAACTCG GTTCGTTATGGGTTTGTATAGTCCTAAATCCCAATTgtacaaataatgaaaaacaacaGTGGAAAACATTACTCGAAAAATGGACTCGAATTGATGTTTGCCCTCCTGAAGATCCAGATTTTCGATTGCAGCAAGTCAATCACCATTCACATAGAGATTCG TATAGGGATCGAGACCGTGACAGGGGCTACTTTCATGACAGAGATAGAGATAGGTATGCTGACAGGGAAAGAGATCGACGCGACAGGAGGGATAGGGACAGAGAAAGGGAGAGAGATAGGAACAGAGCTCTGTATGATTCATCAGAAAGCTCTGATGACGATGAAGACTATGGCCCGGTGAATAAAAGGTTGAGAACTGGGAACAACTCCAAATCCGCATCCCTTCCCAGAACCATTTTTCACAGAGCATTGGACGCAGTGGGCATGTCATGGGATAACATGCACTTGAAGAATATCTTGTACAGCGATACCTACTGCTCCCACGTTCCGGATACGACAAATTTGGGAAGCTTCAACTCCCAAGGACAACCCCTTTGGAATG AATCTATTCCTCTGTGTGCAGCCAGAGTCGATTCCTTAAAGTCACACGGGCACAATGAAGCTGCCCTGAGGTTGACCGTTTCTGTGGTAAGAACTATGAAACAACAACAACTCGTTGCACAGCGGAGATGGCATGAAAGTCAACAAAATGCCAGTTCCAGCAGTAGTAAGGCGGACGCAAGTTGTAAAACGACAGCTTGCACATCCAGATGTAATGGATTTTGCAATGCCAATGCCTGTAGTACCACCTCGATTAACGCTCCCGTGAATACGGAGATGTGGGTGGGGCATCCTTTAGATCCTATTGGGTGTCTGTTTGACACACTGGCAGACGCTTCAGTTCTTCCTGATGATCACACGAGGTCGCCATCTTTTTTAG AAATTTTAGGAATGGACGATGATAGCATCAGACCCAGATATCATCATGTACCTGTGGTAGGCTCCAGGGATAGATCTGAAACATACCTAACTCTTGCTTTTGAGATTGCCCTCATAGGTTTGGGCCAACAGCGGATTATGCCAGTCGGGTTATATGCACAG GAGAAAGCGTGCAAACAACAAGAACAgttaattttgaaattgcaagATATCGAACAGGACAACTCCTTGGTGGCTGTGCTTAGAAGACAGGCGATAATTCTTCTCGAGGGCGGTCCTACCAGCGGACTCGGCATTGGAATCCACCCTGAAAGTATTCCAATGCATACATTCGCGCGTTTCATGTTCCTATCCTTATTGAACTACTATCCGGATTTGGCCTATGAGGTAGGCTTGAGGGCTATGCGATTGCCCATTCTTGAAGAACACGAAGATTCAGATGACCCTTTAGGAGGAAATCCTGGAAATTCTTTGATGATGGGTAGATCTCCTAGGTGGTTCACTTTGGGACACATTGAGACCCAACAGTGCGCTCTAAGCTCCACCATGTTGAGTGCAGCAAAAG GCGAGGTTCTCCGATTGCGAACTGTTCTGGAATCATCTCAGAGACACATACACAGTTCCTCACATCTGTTCCGACTGGCGCAGGACGCTTTTCGTTTCGCTACGCCCGAAAACGGTCCTAGACATCCCACCCTGCTCAGCGTAGCTTTCGAACTGGGCCTCCAGGTTATGAGGATGACCCTATCGTCGCTGAATTGGCGTCGAAGAGAGATGGTCAGGTGGTTGGTTACTTGCGCCACGGAAGTCGGCATGGACGCCCTGATGTCGATAATGCAGAATTGGTATCAGTTCTTCACGGCAACAGAGGCTACGGGTCCAGTTGCCACGACGATTATGTCACACAGTACAATCATGAGACTCAATTTGAGCTTCACCCAACAAGAGGAGCTTTCCAGCTGTGCGAGAAATCTGGCCTTGCAGTGTGCCACAAAA GACCCCCCAAATTGTGCCTTGAATGCCTTAACCCTTTGTGAAAATGAGGCACTGTCTTTCGAGACAGCCTATCAGATAGTTGTAGATGCTGCATCCCATATCATGACGTCTTCTCAATTATTTACCATAGCAAGGTACATGGAACATCGAGGTTATCCCACAAGAGCTTATAAGCTGGCGATGTTGGCCATGAAAAATGTACATTTAGCCTATAACCAA GAAAGCCATCCTGCTATTAATGATATTCATTGGGCTTGTGCATTGAGTCACTCGCTTGGCAAAAATGAGTTGTCGAACATGATTCCTCTACTTGTGAAAAATGTGCAATGTGCAAATGTCCTATCTGACATATTGAGAAGATGCAGTATGACAGCACCTGGAATGTCTTGTCCGCATCCTGCTCCTCTGGATACTGGAAAGCATTCAAGCCATTCCCATAGAAGTAGGAGCTGCGCACCCGCTGCTATAAAACCATTATCGTACGATAG GCCCCCTCTTCGTCAATTGTTGGAAGCAGCTGTCGCTGCCTACATAAATACTACACACTCAAGACTTACCCATATATCTCCAAGACACTATGGTGATTTCATAGATTTTCTAACTAAGGCCCGGGATACATTTTTACTAGCACACGATGGTCACGCTCAGTTCACTCAGTTGATCGAGAACATGAAGGTAGCGTACAAGGGTAAGAAGAAGCTGATGTTTCTTGTAAAAGAACGGTTTGGCTGA
- the LOC123306758 gene encoding zinc finger SWIM domain-containing protein 4-like isoform X1, whose product MAQAKRVCCSRGSVNGVALLKDPSPCSPDTLLDITAKKVAETIPFQRIEERYDRIPEPVQRRIIFWSFPRNERDICMYSSLSQVPPVNSSAEPQNLSFCKGLKLLETGCVDNVLQVGFHLSGVVSACRSSPPPTLPCGGLEPPQKFKVAVSFDRCKITSVTCSCETRDIFWCQHVVALSLYRIRNADSVRLRVPISETLLQMDRQQLQKFVQYLISEHHTEVLPTAQKLADEILQQRSEINQIPGAPDPTAGASADDDHTWHLDEEQVCEQVKSYLSQGAYYNANKQLNSLFSKVREMLRAQDSNGARMLTLITEQFLSDPRLQMWKNQGTPMTDKCRQLWDQLGSLWVCIVLNPNCTNNEKQQWKTLLEKWTRIDVCPPEDPDFRLQQVNHHSHRDSYRDRDRDRGYFHDRDRDRYADRERDRRDRRDRDRERERDRNRALYDSSESSDDDEDYGPVNKRLRTGNNSKSASLPRTIFHRALDAVGMSWDNMHLKNILYSDTYCSHVPDTTNLGSFNSQGQPLWNESIPLCAARVDSLKSHGHNEAALRLTVSVVRTMKQQQLVAQRRWHESQQNASSSSSKADASCKTTACTSRCNGFCNANACSTTSINAPVNTEMWVGHPLDPIGCLFDTLADASVLPDDHTRSPSFLEILGMDDDSIRPRYHHVPVVGSRDRSETYLTLAFEIALIGLGQQRIMPVGLYAQEKACKQQEQLILKLQDIEQDNSLVAVLRRQAIILLEGGPTSGLGIGIHPESIPMHTFARFMFLSLLNYYPDLAYEVGLRAMRLPILEEHEDSDDPLGGNPGNSLMMGRSPRWFTLGHIETQQCALSSTMLSAAKGEVLRLRTVLESSQRHIHSSSHLFRLAQDAFRFATPENGPRHPTLLSVAFELGLQVMRMTLSSLNWRRREMVRWLVTCATEVGMDALMSIMQNWYQFFTATEATGPVATTIMSHSTIMRLNLSFTQQEELSSCARNLALQCATKDPPNCALNALTLCENEALSFETAYQIVVDAASHIMTSSQLFTIARYMEHRGYPTRAYKLAMLAMKNVHLAYNQESHPAINDIHWACALSHSLGKNELSNMIPLLVKNVQCANVLSDILRRCSMTAPGMSCPHPAPLDTGKHSSHSHRSRSCAPAAIKPLSYDRPPLRQLLEAAVAAYINTTHSRLTHISPRHYGDFIDFLTKARDTFLLAHDGHAQFTQLIENMKVAYKGKKKLMFLVKERFG is encoded by the exons GTTTCCACCTGAGTGGAGTTGTTTCGGCTTGCAGAAGTTCGCCACCGCCTACCCTGCCTTGTGGGGGCTTAGAGCCTCCTCAAAAATTTAAAGTTGCCGTCAGTTTCGATAG gtgTAAAATTACGTCAGTAACATGTAGCTGTGAAACTAGAGATATATTTTGGTGTCAGCATGTGGTAGCATTATCACTTTATCGTATAAGAAATGCAGACAGTGTTAGGCTTCGTGTTCCTATATCAG AAACGCTTTTACAAATGGACAGGCAGCAATTGCAAAAATTTGTACAGTACCTGATCTCAGAACATCATACTGAAGTGCTTCCAACAGCCCAAAAATTGGCTGATGAAATTCTCCAGCAAAGATCCGAAATAAACCAAATTCCAGGAGCTCCAGATCCAACGGCAGGGGCATCGGCGGACGATGACCATACCTGGCATCTAGATGAAGAGCAAGTCTGTGAGCAAGTGAAATCGTATCTCTCTCAGGGAGCATACTATAATGCAAATAAACAGCTCAATTCGTTGTTCTCTAAG GTGAGAGAAATGTTGAGAGCGCAAGATTCCAATGGTGCCAGAATGTTAACTCTTATCACTGAACAGTTCCTATCAGATCCCAGACTACAGATGTGGAAAAATCAAGGAACTCCAATGACTGATAAATGTAGACAACTTTGGGATCAACTCG GTTCGTTATGGGTTTGTATAGTCCTAAATCCCAATTgtacaaataatgaaaaacaacaGTGGAAAACATTACTCGAAAAATGGACTCGAATTGATGTTTGCCCTCCTGAAGATCCAGATTTTCGATTGCAGCAAGTCAATCACCATTCACATAGAGATTCG TATAGGGATCGAGACCGTGACAGGGGCTACTTTCATGACAGAGATAGAGATAGGTATGCTGACAGGGAAAGAGATCGACGCGACAGGAGGGATAGGGACAGAGAAAGGGAGAGAGATAGGAACAGAGCTCTGTATGATTCATCAGAAAGCTCTGATGACGATGAAGACTATGGCCCGGTGAATAAAAGGTTGAGAACTGGGAACAACTCCAAATCCGCATCCCTTCCCAGAACCATTTTTCACAGAGCATTGGACGCAGTGGGCATGTCATGGGATAACATGCACTTGAAGAATATCTTGTACAGCGATACCTACTGCTCCCACGTTCCGGATACGACAAATTTGGGAAGCTTCAACTCCCAAGGACAACCCCTTTGGAATG AATCTATTCCTCTGTGTGCAGCCAGAGTCGATTCCTTAAAGTCACACGGGCACAATGAAGCTGCCCTGAGGTTGACCGTTTCTGTGGTAAGAACTATGAAACAACAACAACTCGTTGCACAGCGGAGATGGCATGAAAGTCAACAAAATGCCAGTTCCAGCAGTAGTAAGGCGGACGCAAGTTGTAAAACGACAGCTTGCACATCCAGATGTAATGGATTTTGCAATGCCAATGCCTGTAGTACCACCTCGATTAACGCTCCCGTGAATACGGAGATGTGGGTGGGGCATCCTTTAGATCCTATTGGGTGTCTGTTTGACACACTGGCAGACGCTTCAGTTCTTCCTGATGATCACACGAGGTCGCCATCTTTTTTAG AAATTTTAGGAATGGACGATGATAGCATCAGACCCAGATATCATCATGTACCTGTGGTAGGCTCCAGGGATAGATCTGAAACATACCTAACTCTTGCTTTTGAGATTGCCCTCATAGGTTTGGGCCAACAGCGGATTATGCCAGTCGGGTTATATGCACAG GAGAAAGCGTGCAAACAACAAGAACAgttaattttgaaattgcaagATATCGAACAGGACAACTCCTTGGTGGCTGTGCTTAGAAGACAGGCGATAATTCTTCTCGAGGGCGGTCCTACCAGCGGACTCGGCATTGGAATCCACCCTGAAAGTATTCCAATGCATACATTCGCGCGTTTCATGTTCCTATCCTTATTGAACTACTATCCGGATTTGGCCTATGAGGTAGGCTTGAGGGCTATGCGATTGCCCATTCTTGAAGAACACGAAGATTCAGATGACCCTTTAGGAGGAAATCCTGGAAATTCTTTGATGATGGGTAGATCTCCTAGGTGGTTCACTTTGGGACACATTGAGACCCAACAGTGCGCTCTAAGCTCCACCATGTTGAGTGCAGCAAAAG GCGAGGTTCTCCGATTGCGAACTGTTCTGGAATCATCTCAGAGACACATACACAGTTCCTCACATCTGTTCCGACTGGCGCAGGACGCTTTTCGTTTCGCTACGCCCGAAAACGGTCCTAGACATCCCACCCTGCTCAGCGTAGCTTTCGAACTGGGCCTCCAGGTTATGAGGATGACCCTATCGTCGCTGAATTGGCGTCGAAGAGAGATGGTCAGGTGGTTGGTTACTTGCGCCACGGAAGTCGGCATGGACGCCCTGATGTCGATAATGCAGAATTGGTATCAGTTCTTCACGGCAACAGAGGCTACGGGTCCAGTTGCCACGACGATTATGTCACACAGTACAATCATGAGACTCAATTTGAGCTTCACCCAACAAGAGGAGCTTTCCAGCTGTGCGAGAAATCTGGCCTTGCAGTGTGCCACAAAA GACCCCCCAAATTGTGCCTTGAATGCCTTAACCCTTTGTGAAAATGAGGCACTGTCTTTCGAGACAGCCTATCAGATAGTTGTAGATGCTGCATCCCATATCATGACGTCTTCTCAATTATTTACCATAGCAAGGTACATGGAACATCGAGGTTATCCCACAAGAGCTTATAAGCTGGCGATGTTGGCCATGAAAAATGTACATTTAGCCTATAACCAA GAAAGCCATCCTGCTATTAATGATATTCATTGGGCTTGTGCATTGAGTCACTCGCTTGGCAAAAATGAGTTGTCGAACATGATTCCTCTACTTGTGAAAAATGTGCAATGTGCAAATGTCCTATCTGACATATTGAGAAGATGCAGTATGACAGCACCTGGAATGTCTTGTCCGCATCCTGCTCCTCTGGATACTGGAAAGCATTCAAGCCATTCCCATAGAAGTAGGAGCTGCGCACCCGCTGCTATAAAACCATTATCGTACGATAG GCCCCCTCTTCGTCAATTGTTGGAAGCAGCTGTCGCTGCCTACATAAATACTACACACTCAAGACTTACCCATATATCTCCAAGACACTATGGTGATTTCATAGATTTTCTAACTAAGGCCCGGGATACATTTTTACTAGCACACGATGGTCACGCTCAGTTCACTCAGTTGATCGAGAACATGAAGGTAGCGTACAAGGGTAAGAAGAAGCTGATGTTTCTTGTAAAAGAACGGTTTGGCTGA